NNNNNNNNNNNNNNNNNNNNNNNNNNNNNNNNNNNNNNNNNNNNNNNNNNNNNNNNNNNNNNNNNNNNNNNNNNNNNNNNNNNNNNNNNNNNNNNNNNNNNNNNNNNNNNNNNNNNNNNNNNNNNNNNNNNNNNNNNNNNNNNNNNNNNNNNNNNNNNNNNNNNNNNNNNNNNNNNNNNNNNNNNNNNNNNNNNNNNNNNNNNNNNNNNNNNNNNNNNNGTGGTCAGACTGTGGCGAGGTCCCGCAGGAGGTTAAGGACATGGTCCACAACGCGATGTCGGTGAGTTTACAAAATAATATTATGTATTACATTGTTGATTTCTCGAAAAACTAAACCAATAAATGGTTAAATGCAGGTGTGGTTTGAGGTTCCCGAGCACCTGAAGGACAGCTGGGCCGACGTTGTGCATGGGGGAAGGTACGTTGGGAAGTTAATGAAAAACAAAATTGTATGTGATATTAATAATATTTCTAATATTTTTGTTGTATCTGTAGGTACAAGGAGTGGAAGAACGAGTTGCGGACCCACTGGACTACGCACGGGAACGCACGTTCTGGTACCCCTGCTGAGTTCCAGTACAGGGAGTACGAGTGGCGTTGGCTTCTGATATCAGAATTCAACAACCCTCGTAAACAGGTATTTAAAAAAATTAATTAGTTAATTTGTCATTAAGTACGTCCGTTTTTAAATATTTTACTAATAATTTATTTTTTCTTTAAAGGCCGTTTCCTGAGCGAACTATCAGAACCGGCAACGCAACACAAGGAACCATCATGGCGGTTCTAGACCGTTCGCTGTCTTCATGGACGAAGCGGCCAGGGAACATCCAAAAGTCAACCGGTACGTCTATACGTACGAGAAGGCATATCCTGACACCCAAGAGGATATTGTAAGTCATCTTACGTTTTTAAATTTTTAAATTTTTAAATTTACTTATATATATGTCAAAATGTTAATTAATAATTTTTTTCCTATCCATATAGGCGAAGGTGAGGGAGGCTAGTGACGAGGTGATGAGTGCTATAGTGAGGGAGACATGGCCGGACACGCAGGAGGAAGAGATGTCCGAAGCCATGTCCCGGATCGACATTTCGGATCCGACGATTGGGGCGAGGATCATGGGCACAGCCTTCCCACCGAGAGCAAACAACTTCTACTGTCGGGGTCTAGGAAAGAAAGGCGAAGGGGTCCTAAAGACCACTCCAGGATTTCAACGAAATGCAGCCTCGACCAGCAGCAGGACCACGTCCACGACCACCAGGACGACTCAGCTAGAGTCGGAAGTTCAGAGACTACGAGAACAGCAAGCTGCTCAGGCTGCCTATAATACCTCGCAGGCAGCCTATAATACCGCGCAGGCAGCCTATGTTGCCGAGATACATGCCATCTAGCAGGCCCAGCAGCAACAGATGTTCCAGTACATGCAGGACTTTACAGCTGCCCAGCTTCAGGGACTTCCGGCTCCGCCCATGCCTACGGCTATACCGCTACCCCAGCCGCCGCAACCTCCGCAGCAACCTCCGCAGCAGCCCCCAGAAGCGGATATTAATTTAGACGATTTAGATTTTGTGTAGTTGATGAATTATATAGTTTTATGTGCTTGTTGTTGGTTATATGNNNNNNNNNNNNNNNNNNNNNNNNNNNNNNNNNNNNNNNNNNNNNNNNNNNNNNNNNNNNNNNNNNNNNNNNNNNNNNNNNNNNNNNNNNNNNNNNNNNNNNNNNNNNNNNNNNNNNNNNNNNNNNNNNNNNNNNNNNNNNNNNNNNNNNNNNNNNNNNNNNNNNNNNNNNNNNNNNNNNNNNNNNNNNNNNNNNNNNNNNNNNNNNNNNNNNNNNNNNNNNNNNNNNNNNNNNNNNNNNNNNNNNNNNNNNNNNNNNNNNNNNNNNNNNNNNNNNNNNNNNNNNNNNNNNNNNNNNNNNNNNNNNNNNNNNNNNNNNNNNNNNNNNNNNNNNNNNNNNNNNNNNNNNNNNNNNNNNNNNNNNNNNNNNNNNNNNNNNNNNNNNNNNNNNNNNNNNNNNNNNNNNNNNNNNNNNNNNNNNNNNNNNNNNNNNNNNNNNNNNNNNNNNNNNNNNNNNNNNNNNNNNNNNNNNNNNNNNNNNNNNNNNNNNNNNNNNNNNNNNNNNNNNNNNNNNNNNNNNNNNNNNNNNNNNNNNNNNNNNNNNNNNNNNNNNNNNNNNNNNNNNNNNNNNNNNNNNNNNNNNNNNNNNNNNNNNNNNNNNNNNNNNNNNNNNNNNNNNNNNNNNNNNNNNNNNNNNNNNNNNNNNNNNNNNNNNNNNNNNNNNNNNNNNNNNNNNNNNNNNNNNNNNNNNNNNNNNNNNNNNNNNNNNNNNNNNNNNNNNNNNNNNNNNNNNNNNNNNNNNNNNNNNNNNNNNNNNNNNNNNNNNNNNNNNNNNNNNNNNNNNNNNNNNNNNNNNNNNNNNNNNNNNNNNNGCTTTAGTATTTTTATTTTTTAATTACAAACTTTAGCCGACGAATATTTTAAATTCTTCGTCGGCTAAAGTCGGAGAAATAACCGACGACATGTTTTTCGTCGGCTAAACGCTAGACTATAGCCGACGAATACCTTAAATTTTTTTCGTCGGCTAAACTCTGGACTATAGCCGACGACTTCTACATGTGTCGTCGGCTAAAGTCACCACAGACGACCTTTTCCCGACGAAATCTTAGCCGACGAAAGGTCGTCGGCTAAGATCTTAACCGACGAATTAAGCTGACAGGCCGACGAAAAGCCTGACGAAAATTTTTCGTCGGCTAAAATGCTTGTCCTGGTAGTGATGCAAATGATGAGATTATGTGTGAATTCAATCATTGAACCCTAATCAATCAACAGCAAGTAAGGAACAATTAAAGAGAATAATTTTGGATTAATAGTACATAATGTGTACTAATTGCACCTATAATTTATAGAAAGAAATACGTAAATGTTGCATAGAATTAGGATATTTTGCAATTGATTTTTTTTTAAAGGATATTTTGCAATTATTTATCATAAATGTCTAATTTATTTATTTTGTTTGATAAGGTACGTAAGACTTTTACGCTATCTTAATTTATATCTCCCCTCTAAAGATTCAAATCTTGGTTCCGCCTCTGCCGACACTAGAGTATGTGCGAAATTGATTCTTGTTTTAACAAATATTTTCTCAATTTTTGTTATATAGCTATTGCAGCCATTGAAGCATCTATTGGACTGGCTATTGTTTCGTCAATTTATCGTAACAAAATATCAACTCGTATCAGTCAATTAAATTTGTTGAATAAGTAGTATTAATCATAGAAATTACAATATTTATAAATTCATATAGATCCAATATCACATTTAGTAAAGATTTATGATATGTGTATAGGGTGTACTCAATTTGTGCGAGCTAACCGATGTATTAGAAACGATAGCTTGGGATGGATGTAAAACTAAGCAAATCGCTTATGCTCCAAGAATAGAGGACTGTGGGTTGTAAGAGATGTGAATCTGCCTATTTAACAGATTTCTTGACTGTTCGTGTTTATTTATGGTTGAGTGCAATAAAATAAGGAAAATAAGGAAGAGAAAGTTTCCTTTCATCAATGTATATATTGTTGTATACTCTTGAAATATAATACATATATTATGGTTAAAACTGCATTGATACATTTACGTAATATGATTAAGTATAAACAACATCGGTGCTAGCCCGCTATGAGATAGATTCATCATAATTCTTATTATTACAACTGTTATGATCTCAAATATAATAACAACTGAAATCAAAACTCACATAAAGTTAGCTCTATATGAATCATATTAAACTTCTTTGCTTGTAACATATAATAACCGCATGAAAAAAACAAATGAGCAAAGGTAATAAGGATCATACTTGAACCTGGAAAATTAATGGTGCTGCTTAATTAGTAAAGCTCCCTGTTTCATTTCTCCAAATTAATGGTGACGGTATATATGTTAGTCTTGTAAATGCATCCCTACTTCCTCATATGTGACCCAAAATAATTTCTTCTATACTACTCAATTGAACCAAGCAAGCACATTTGATACCAAAATAAAAATTATATCAAGCACATTGTTCCCTGTAGTTATTTGATATAATTAAAAGATAAAAACAGTAGGACACCATTATATATTAATTGATCAGATCAGTTGCTTAACAAGGAGTCCAGATAATTACTGGGTTAGTTCCTCGTCGTTTCACCTTCATTTCTATCCTCCTTCCTCAATTAAACTAAACAAAAATTACAAAATTCATTAAGTAAAAATCAAAATCAAAACTAAAAATGTAAAATGTGAGAAATAGGGTTGACGAGCAGAGCGCCAGCTGAGCCGGCTAAGAAGCCGAGTTTCCCGCTTCCCCCTAACCCAGAAACCAACACGCGCAGTTGCACGTGCAAGGACACCACACCACAGTCACACACACACGATTCCGTAAAACCCCCAAGTAAAAAAATAAATTAAATAATAAAAAATAGAAATAAAATAAAATTGCAAAAAAACGACAAGCAGTAGGGCTCGTGTATATAACCGAGTCGCCTTCTCCTTCCCAAACACGCCGTCCCACTCTCTCACTCCCACACTCCCCACTCCTCTCTCTCTCTCTCTCTTAACTCTCCCACCTTCTTCTTCATCAAAACCTCTCTCAACTGTACCTACCCTCATAACCAGAGAGAAAATTCGCATTCTTCAACCATTAAAATCTCACACCCCAAAAGCGCGTGAGCGATCGAGTGATATCAAACTCATTAGTAGTACTACTCAATACACTCTGGGGTCTCTTACGGAAACGAATCATCAACGGCATAAAGTTGTGTGTTGCTGTCGGAGTTAATGGAGCTAAGTAAGGTGACGCTGGAGATCTTCACGAAGCTGGAGCAGCAATGGCTCTCTCACTGCGAGGCCTCCAAGAAGACACGCATTCTCAGCATTGACGGCGGAGGAACCACCGCCATTGTCGCCGGTGAAGCCCTCATCCATCTCGAGGACCAGATCCGCCTCAAGACCGGCGATCCCCACGCTCAAATCGTCGATTTCTTCGACCTTGTTGCCGGGACCGGCGTCGGAGCTGTACTCGCCGCCATGCTCGTGGCCGACGACGGCTCCGGGAGGCCTCTTTACACTGCTAGAGCTGCTGTGAACTCGGTGGCTGAGAACAGCTCGAAGCTGTTCAACGCTAAGGCGGTGGGAGTCTTCCGCCGTGGCCGGAGATACTCCGGCGGAAGCATGGACAAGGCTCTGACGGAGCTGCTGACGAGGGACGACGGGAAGGTCTTGACGCTGAAGGACACGTGTAAGCCTCTCCTGGTTCCTTGCTACGACCTGAAGAGCTCGGCGCCGTTCGTCTTCTCCCGCGCCGACGCTTCCGAGTCGTCGAGTTTCGACTTCGAGCTCCACCAAGTCTGCCGCGCCACTTCAGCGACGCCGGGGCTGTTCAAACCGTTCGACCTGAGGTCGGTGGACGGGAAGACGTCGTGCTCGGCCGTGGACGGAGGGCTGGTGATGAACAACCCGACGGCAGCGGCTGTGACGCACGCGCTGAACAACAAGCGCGACTTCCCCTCCGTCAACGGCGTGGAGGACTTGCTCGTTTTATCCTTGGGGAACGGCCCCTTGAGCGGGCGTAAGCCCCGCCGTAACGGTGAATGCTCTCCCTCTTCCGTCGTTGACATTGTGCTTGACGGCGTCTCCGAGACCGTTGACCAGATGGTGGGAAATGCCTTCTGTTGGAACCGTACGGACTACGTTAGAATTCAGGTAACGGGTTTCTCCGTTTATAGATTTTGTTTTTGGAAAACGGAGTTTGGGATTTATTTTATTATGATTTATTTTCAGGCCTTTGGATTGGGGCCGAGATCGGAGCAAGGGGAGGTGGTGAGGGAGAGAGCGGTGGAGACGTTACCGTTTGGCGGGAAGCGGTTACTGACGGAGACAAACGGAGAGAGAATCGAGGGTTTCGTGCAGCGACTCGTTGCGTGTGGGAGGAGCAGTTTGCCACCTAGTCCGTGCAAGAATTCCGCCGTTAGCCAACTCGCTAACGGCCGTTAGTTAATTAGCAATGGGAGTTGTAATTTGTAGGTTTTGGGAAGTTTTGTAATTTTGTAAAACCAAGCTCAAGATTCCTGGTTAGCAGCTAATAATAACTCCACCACCTGTTCAGTTCTACCGGAATTTCTAATGACCTAACTAATCGGTGCCGTTGATCTTTACATTTGCTTCTTGATTAAGAGTTTAATTTTGGTAACGAGTTGAACATGTTATTATTGCCTAAATGGTTGATGTTCATGTTCATCTTGCAAATTCCAAGTCATGTGTGACTGTGACTATCTGCTGTTATAGATACAAACCATTTTGTGATATCATGCAAGAAGTACCAAATTTCACAAAACTTTCACCATCCATATCCTCCTTTGCTACTTGTATTTTATCGTTTTACAGATACTACCAATAGTAACGCAACCAACGAGAAAATGCTCAAATGTGTCTGGACATGCATTAGGATAGCAGGGTGATGATGTCGATCGATATCCAATATTCCTTTGTTCTTAACTTCTTATTGCCCAAGCTTTCTCGACCATATTATCATGTGTATGTGAATATATAATAGACCATTTATGTGAAGGGTTTAGAGGATGCACGGGTAAAATACTAGTTTTGATTAATTCAATGTAGCTCTCGGAGTTTACTTGTAATTTTCTATTTTTATAATAGAAACCATTACATTTTTTTTTTGGCAATAGAACCCATTACAGAACTTACCGTGAATGTGTTATGTTGGAATTATGGGATTCATAGTGAGACTTTCTAGACTTTATATAGTTTATAAATTTCCTATAAAAGAAAAAACTAGTTGTGAATGTATCGAAAGTGTACGAAGTATGGAACATATAGAAGTGATGGAACCCTTCAACTTTTGACAGGATGTAAAACAAGAAGTACCTCGTCTACACTCCTCGTTCTCGTGAGTGGTTACTAGCAAACCTATCACTGAGACTGAAACGCAAGTAGCTGAGATGAAGCACGAATCATGAACTACCCTGGTAACCCACCACGTCGTGTGTTTCAATTCTTCAATACATAGCATTAACCATGCAGCCATAGCTTCATCACTTTTAGCCACTCACCATTCATGGTACTTTCAGAAACGATGATGCACGTAGCCATAGCAAGAAGCTGGCTAGGGCTATTGATAGTAAACTCCGCAAACCTTTCTACAAAACCCAGCTACCGAAGCTAACATGCAGTAATAGATCCAATACGTTTTTAGGTGAGAAAGATCCACTTCGGTACCTAACTCCGTATAATAAGTACTTTACACTTTCTGGGCGGATCTTTGTTATATCGCCCTCCACTTCTGTTAGGTAAGTTTGGTGCAGTAATTAATAAACACCTTACTCATTGTTTGGCTTCAGAACAGCAAACTCTGCTAGCTCGTAAATTTCTTCTGCTTCTTTTCTGGGCTGCTGTCATTTTCTTTCGTCTTCCTTCTTGGCTCGTTGCATATAGTATACTTCACAGACGATAATGTCAACCAACAAGACAAGGTCTGCGGCCGATTAACGTTAAGTAAATTTCTTAGATTAGACAACCTGTGTTGATGGGGACTCCCCGTGAGCATCATTCAGGAAACTATGAAATATCGGAATCCTATGGATTTCAGTGACTGTGGTTTTTTGTGGCTGAAGGGGGATCTCGTGATCTAATTTTTTAGAAATGGATTTTTGTGGCCAAATAACTAATTCTTCTTCTCTGTACAAATTTCACAGGCCGGGATTTATTCCTTACACCATGAAAACAAGCCTGGTTTTTTGCCTGTTAATTTTCTACTGCGTCCTAGTGTATGTTGTTTATGACAATTTGCAGGCTGCATGTGTCTGTTTCGACTAGCCAAAATTTTTACTGTCCTACTCAGTACCACAATGCTGCTTGCAAGTTCGGAATCGGACCTATAAGAGAAATATATGAGCTGTCGAAATCCCCACAACGTGGTTTTGCAGTTTTCCTATATTTGGTTATGGATCTGTTGCAGTACTGCTCAGTGATTCTGTACGTGATTGATATACTGGATCATTCGGAGAGCTTAATGCATAAGATCGATTATAGATACACGTACGGCCATACAATAAGACGTTCCATGCCACACAAGACCAACTGAATGATGGTAAAAGATGATCGATCTTGAAGTTCAGCTTCTACTTTCTTCCAAATTCACTGCGAATAGAGTCTAGACATTACCAGATTTCTGTGACTAGAGATGAGAAGCACAATTAAGTTATAAACACAAATAGATCTTAACTATAAAGTCCATAATTAGCTGCGAAAAAAATATAGATGGCTGGCGGCTTCAAATGTAAGAAGCTAAGCTAATGGGGTGGCTCCAAAGTGAGTCTAATTATACGTGCTAAGCAAGCAGTATATGTACCGATGTGTAAGTGAAGAAACAACCTGAGGCCGACAAGTTTTGGAAGCAGTGAGTCAAATCCCAGGGTGATCTTTTAGCGTTTGCCCTACCCCAGATTGATTAATACAAAAAACCCTCTTTTAATTTGTTTCTTTTGTTTTGTTGGATGATTGTTAATCTGTTTCTTGTGTACCAAACAATTCGAGTTTAAAGAATCCACACGATACGTGGCTCAAAGCTCTTCGGTTCTCGTTTTCTAATTATGCAGGACAAGAACCATGGACAATTTGGTAGGTTGTTTACTATTTTTTCACAAAGTTTTTGGTACTATAATCATGTTAATCCCTCCTCTACCAAGTTGCAGTTTTATATGATTAGGCAACCCGGCCACTTAATCATGGAAGCAAAGTTAATCACGTACTGTAGGAAAACCCAGACATGCTTTTACCTTCTTCTTCTTGGCTCCATCACATAGGATGCCATAAAATTGGATAATAATATTATTGCATCATATTTTGTGCTCTTATTAAGCCTCTGACTTTATATCCTTTCCGATCATTTTCTTTTCATTCACAGACTTATTAATTATACTAAACCATGAGATCGACTCTCTTTGTTTGTAATAGCCAGTTAATTAACTTATATAATTCGTGAATGGTGCGGTAAAAATCACATATGAAACCTCACTCTACTGTGATAAAATTCATGACCATATTTCCAAAGCTTCGTGTGGAAGAACAAACTATATGTTTCCAAGATAATAATTGCTAATAGAGGATCAAGTAAATTCAGTTAATTATTTGATACTTCCCAAGAAAGCTAACCAAATTTTATTCCCCAGCAGAAACTGTGCAAGTCACATGAAATTACTCCTGCTACTGTCACCTTGTTTAAAGACATTTAGATAGATATATATGATATAGATTCTGACCCATCACTCATCTACTGCGTATGATTCTAGCTATCTGTTTTCACTTTTGATCTGATGGTGGTTATTAAAAATATTACAGATTCTTGTAGTAGGATCTTCTTTCTAGTTCTTACTTATAGGCTTTTTTCTTCTTAATTTATGTACGTTAATGGTTTCATATCATTCGAGGGAGGAGATAGCTAGAAAAAAAGAAGTAGATATTTGCTTCTTTTGGTAAAGCTTTTAGTAAAGCAGATTCTAGCTCGGCTATTTACATTTAATAAAGTTCCATCATGTACTTAAATATATATATATATATATATATATATGTTTCTTAATTTTTTTAGTTAGTGTGTAATATACAAGAGGCTAATTAATTCATTCTCAAACAAAAAAAAAGAAAGAAGAGAAATATTATGCATGATTTCATTTAGGAGTTTAGGTCTATCCCCATCTGCTGCAAAGTATGAGAATTAAGATGGGTACTCTTACAAAGTGTGTCTTGAAGTTGTTGGTTTGTTCATATAAATTCATTCCATGATTTGCGTCACTATTATATTACACGTACTCAATTAAGATAGGAGTGACTAATGAACAAAGAGGAAAAATAGCATAGCAGAGTGGGGATGGGGAAGTTGTGTATATGTAGTTTGGTAGGCAATCTTATTCAATAGACAAACATGATGTCCATTTGATTAAGACCTAAGATACTAACAGAGAGTGTAACAAGATTGTTACTTTTTATTAGTGAATAACCCGTTTGATTAAGACGCAAGTTATACTCTTGAAAGGAATCATGTCCATTTCCATCAAACCAAGCATTGAGATTGAGATCATCTAGTAATAATTAATCTCCACCTACTTTTGAGGCTTGTTTTGCTAGCTATTCTCTGATAATCATCAGCTTAACTCGAAGCTAGTCGAAACAAACACGATATTAGCTAATAATTAAGCTCTATCGTCCCCAAATCCAGACCCGTACCTGAATAGAGTCTTAAAAGTCGATGGACTCAGGGCTCGGAGCCTTAAAAGGCCAAAAATTTTATTTTCTCTTTGTGTGATCACATTAGTTTAGTTAAAAACAATAAAAAATAATTAAGATTATCCAATTAGGGTGGTGTTTAATAAAGGTGCTTAAGAGCTAAACGGTAGGTGTACTAGGAATGTGTTGGCTTATGCTTTGGGTAGTGTAGGATTGAGGATTATGTGAAACGATGTTTTCTGACGACCCCTCTAGGGTGGGTCGTTTTTATACTGCTTGTTTGCTCATTATTGAATTGTATGACATTTTGATAAAAATAAAAATAAAATTACAAAAGAGAAAAATTAATATAAAATCTTACCCTTATATTACTATTATTAGTTACTATTTTAGAAAAAATGAGTAGCCTAAATAAGAGATTTGTTATAGTAATAAGATTTTTAATATAAATAGGAATTCTAATGTTTTTTTGTGGTTAGATTTTGAGTTTATTGCTTTAGTTCGTGAAAATTTTTGTGTTTTTTAAATAGAGAAAATAAAATTGAATGAATACTATACTTTGAGGGCCTAAATTTGAAAGTTCGACTCAGGTCTAGAAATCTCATGTCCGGGCCTGCCCAAACCCTCCCCACTCACCCACCCACAAGAAACGCTTAGTCAACAAAACATTTGATGTTCTGTATCTTCCTTCTTCTTTTTTTCGATAATATGTAATACTTGTCTCTTGAAATTTGATCAAGTGTACATTATCTATAAAAATAAATTCTTAGGTACGTAGGGCAAACACCCAATCCATGTGGTACGCCGGATTATTTTGCTTTTGGTTTTTGCAAGTCGAGCTCATGAATTTCATTTACAAAAAGACAACGTACTATTATTGTCATTTGACCAAATGATACCAGACGCACTTATCTGCATATATATATATATAAGTTTCGTGATTACGCTTAAAATTGAATTATATCTAGATTATATATTTTTATCGAGTAATAAACATTTGGATGCTTTATTAAAATTAACAACAACATTCGGATGCAAAGAGTAGATTTTTTCATTTAATTCTATGATTTCTATCTGTCATATACATATATATATATATATATATATTTATATTTGTAAAAGTACCAAAGCATGTACGTCTTCCTGTACTAGCAATTGATATAGTTGAAACCAAATAGGGCTCCACACCAAATATAAACCCTTTTAGTCGGTGAGAAGATTCATTACAAGAATCGAACATGTCCATAGCTCTCTCTGCGACTCATCCGATGGGTTTCTATCTCAGCAATCCATCTAATACCCCAGGGGGGTAAAAGGACAGGGAAATCAATACGAATGATCCTTTTCATTCTGGCCTTACCTCTTCAATTTTGACCTACCACCAGATCGACTCGCAATAACTAGCAAATATACTCAACTAGTTCTTGAATAATTGAGTTCGATTATGCATGCATGTATGTTTTAA
The window above is part of the Fragaria vesca subsp. vesca linkage group LG2, FraVesHawaii_1.0, whole genome shotgun sequence genome. Proteins encoded here:
- the LOC101313664 gene encoding patatin group A-3-like isoform 2 is translated as MELSKVTLEIFTKLEQQWLSHCEASKKTRILSIDGGGTTAIVAGEALIHLEDQIRLKTGDPHAQIVDFFDLVAGTGVGAVLAAMLVADDGSGRPLYTARAAVNSVAENSSKLFNAKAVGVFRRGRRYSGGSMDKALTELLTRDDGKVLTLKDTCKPLLVPCYDLKSSAPFVFSRADASESSSFDFELHQVCRATSATPGLFKPFDLRSVDGKTSCSAVDGGLVMNNPTAAAVTHALNNKRDFPSVNGVEDLLVLSLGNGPLSGRKPRRNGECSPSSVVDIVLDGVSETVDQMVGNAFCWNRTDYVRIQAFGLGPRSEQGEVVRERAVETLPFGGKRLLTETNGERIEGFVQRLVACGRSSLPPSPCKNSAVSQLANGR
- the LOC101313664 gene encoding patatin group A-3-like isoform 1 → MELSKVTLEIFTKLEQQWLSHCEASKKTRILSIDGGGTTAIVAGEALIHLEDQIRLKTGDPHAQIVDFFDLVAGTGVGAVLAAMLVADDGSGRPLYTARAAVNSVAENSSKLFNAKAVGVFRRGRRYSGGSMDKALTELLTRDDGKVLTLKDTCKPLLVPCYDLKSSAPFVFSRADASESSSFDFELHQVCRATSATPGLFKPFDLRSVDGKTSCSAVDGGLVMNNPTAAAVTHALNNKRDFPSVNGVEDLLVLSLGNGPLSGRKPRRNGECSPSSVVDIVLDGVSETVDQMVGNAFCWNRTDYVRIQVTGFSAFGLGPRSEQGEVVRERAVETLPFGGKRLLTETNGERIEGFVQRLVACGRSSLPPSPCKNSAVSQLANGR